The following are encoded together in the Thermodesulfatator atlanticus DSM 21156 genome:
- the rpsD gene encoding 30S ribosomal protein S4 yields MAKYTGPRCRLCRREGMKLFLKGERCYTDKCAFERRSYPPGQHGQAQMRAKRSDYGIRLREKQKVKRIYGVSEKQFATYFERSDRMRGQTGHNLLQLLERRLDNVVYRLGFASSRMQARQMVAHGLFKVNGRNVDIPSYLVKPGDVIELKEKYRQNPFVQENLEAAVRRGIPQWLELDADNFKGTVKALPTREDITMPIQEQLIVEFYSR; encoded by the coding sequence TTGGCAAAATATACAGGACCACGTTGTCGTTTATGTCGCCGTGAAGGGATGAAGCTGTTCCTCAAAGGCGAGCGTTGTTATACGGATAAATGTGCTTTTGAAAGGCGCAGTTATCCCCCTGGTCAGCATGGCCAGGCCCAGATGCGTGCAAAGCGTTCCGACTACGGTATTCGTTTGCGGGAAAAACAAAAAGTAAAACGCATCTATGGTGTTTCTGAAAAGCAATTTGCCACTTATTTTGAACGATCAGACAGAATGCGCGGCCAAACTGGCCACAACCTTTTACAACTCTTGGAACGTCGCCTTGATAACGTTGTTTATCGACTGGGTTTTGCTTCTTCGCGGATGCAGGCGCGCCAGATGGTTGCTCACGGCCTTTTTAAGGTCAATGGTCGCAATGTAGATATCCCTTCATACTTGGTAAAGCCGGGAGATGTCATAGAGCTTAAAGAAAAATATCGACAGAATCCTTTTGTACAGGAAAACTTAGAAGCAGCCGTTCGCAGGGGCATCCCCCAATGGCTTGAGCTTGACGCTGACAATTTCAAGGGCACGGTTAAAGCCCTACCTACCAGAGAAGATATCACCATGCCTATTCAGGAACAGCTCATTGTTGAGTTTTACTCCCGGTAA
- the rpsK gene encoding 30S ribosomal protein S11, which produces MARRRRPKGKKREKKNIPEGIAHIHATFNNTIVTITDKQGNTVAWASGGTEGFKGSRKGTPYAAQLAAQAAARRAMEHGMRKVAIYVKGPGAGREAALRALQAAGFQITMIKDVTPIPHDGCRPPKKRRI; this is translated from the coding sequence ATGGCGAGACGTCGGAGACCAAAAGGTAAAAAACGCGAAAAGAAAAACATTCCAGAGGGCATTGCCCACATTCACGCTACTTTTAACAACACCATCGTTACCATTACCGATAAGCAGGGCAACACGGTAGCCTGGGCAAGTGGTGGTACCGAGGGATTTAAGGGGTCCCGTAAGGGAACTCCCTACGCTGCGCAGCTTGCAGCACAAGCTGCTGCCCGTCGGGCGATGGAACACGGCATGCGTAAGGTGGCTATTTATGTTAAGGGGCCAGGGGCTGGCCGAGAGGCTGCTTTACGGGCGCTTCAGGCTGCTGGATTCCAAATCACCATGATTAAAGACGTAACCCCGATTCCACATGACGGGTGTCGCCCACCTAAGAAAAGACGTATTTAA
- the rpsM gene encoding 30S ribosomal protein S13 has protein sequence MPRIAGVDIPDNKRIEIALTYIYGVGRTLAQKILTKAGVDWNKKTKDLTEEELTKIRHLVEREHKVEGDLRREVSANIKRLMDMGCYRGLRHRMGLPVRGQKTRSNARTRKGPRPSSLRGRRKK, from the coding sequence GTGCCAAGGATTGCGGGTGTAGATATCCCAGATAACAAACGTATAGAAATAGCCCTCACCTATATTTATGGAGTGGGGCGTACGCTTGCGCAGAAGATTTTGACTAAGGCTGGCGTTGACTGGAACAAAAAAACCAAAGACCTCACCGAAGAAGAGCTGACCAAGATTCGTCATCTGGTTGAGCGTGAGCACAAGGTAGAAGGTGATTTGCGCCGCGAAGTATCCGCCAACATTAAGCGCCTTATGGACATGGGGTGTTATCGTGGTTTAAGGCATAGGATGGGGCTTCCGGTTCGAGGCCAGAAGACACGGTCCAATGCGCGTACGAGAAAAGGCCCGCGCCCGTCTTCATTGCGCGGCAGACGTAAAAAGTAA
- the rpmJ gene encoding 50S ribosomal protein L36: MKVQASVKKRCRKCKVIKRRGIVRIICENPRHKQRQG; this comes from the coding sequence ATGAAGGTGCAAGCATCTGTCAAAAAAAGATGTCGTAAGTGTAAGGTGATCAAAAGAAGGGGCATAGTGCGTATTATTTGTGAAAATCCACGTCATAAACAAAGACAGGGTTAA
- the infA gene encoding translation initiation factor IF-1, with amino-acid sequence MPKEDAIQVEGTVVEALPNAMFRVELENGHKVLAHISGKMRVHYIRILPGDKVIVELSPYDLTRGRIVYRGSKKDRKKG; translated from the coding sequence ATGCCCAAGGAAGATGCAATTCAAGTGGAAGGTACGGTAGTTGAAGCTTTACCCAATGCTATGTTCAGGGTTGAGCTAGAAAATGGGCATAAAGTTTTGGCTCATATTTCCGGAAAGATGAGAGTGCATTATATTCGCATTCTTCCTGGGGACAAAGTAATCGTCGAACTTTCTCCTTATGATTTAACAAGAGGCCGCATTGTTTACCGCGGCTCTAAAAAAGATCGTAAGAAAGGATAG
- the map gene encoding type I methionyl aminopeptidase produces the protein MKLTKGPSKIKLRAPWEIDLLRKANAIVAEVLQLVKENVCPGVSAWDLNKIAEELVIKRGARPAFKGYRGYPFSLCVSVNEEVVHGLPLKEKVLKEGDIVSFDFGAIYDGYYGDAALTVAVGRVSEEAERLMKVTEEALYKGIEKARVGNRVQDISFAVQQFVEKHGFNVIRDFVGHGIGENLHEPPEVPNFGRRGKGPRLMAGMVIAIEPMVVTGSHEIEILADGWTAVTKDRGLAAHYEHSVVITAKGPEILSKI, from the coding sequence ATGAAGTTGACTAAGGGGCCCAGTAAAATTAAATTACGGGCCCCTTGGGAAATAGATTTATTACGTAAAGCAAATGCTATTGTTGCGGAAGTTTTACAACTAGTTAAGGAAAACGTTTGCCCAGGGGTTAGTGCCTGGGATCTAAATAAAATCGCAGAGGAATTAGTCATAAAAAGGGGAGCCCGCCCGGCATTTAAGGGCTATAGGGGCTACCCCTTTAGTTTGTGTGTTTCTGTGAACGAGGAAGTGGTGCACGGGCTTCCTCTTAAAGAAAAAGTACTTAAAGAAGGAGATATCGTTAGTTTTGATTTTGGCGCTATTTACGATGGTTATTACGGGGACGCAGCGCTTACCGTGGCCGTTGGAAGAGTGAGCGAAGAGGCGGAGCGTTTAATGAAGGTTACTGAAGAGGCCCTTTACAAAGGGATTGAAAAGGCGCGGGTTGGAAACAGGGTGCAGGATATCTCCTTTGCAGTGCAGCAATTTGTAGAAAAGCATGGCTTTAATGTTATTCGTGATTTTGTAGGTCATGGCATAGGTGAAAATTTGCATGAGCCCCCAGAGGTGCCTAATTTTGGGCGCCGTGGTAAAGGGCCAAGGCTTATGGCGGGAATGGTGATAGCTATTGAGCCTATGGTGGTAACGGGCAGTCACGAGATAGAAATACTTGCTGACGGCTGGACGGCGGTTACTAAAGACCGAGGGCTTGCAGCACACTATGAACACTCGGTGGTCATTACTGCTAAGGGTCCTGAAATTTTATCAAAAATTTAA